One Cicer arietinum cultivar CDC Frontier isolate Library 1 chromosome 8, Cicar.CDCFrontier_v2.0, whole genome shotgun sequence DNA segment encodes these proteins:
- the LOC140919109 gene encoding uncharacterized protein: protein MFVSYIGAVVRQNVPITIDNWRDKALKDAKDIIWNDIQTTFVLDEERKSYVLRVAGKIHRGFRSHLSNFYLKDREGNTNAEPPKIYQHYISKDEWSAFVSKRSDPAFVNISTANRERASNPKHPYKKSRMGYARLEQKIRKDTQADQPLGRHILWKEARVNKEGVVDNENVKKVVELCETIEQSSETQEGNKDTCRDILGKVFNVPEYSGRVRGKGFGVTPKSFFPQEKRQKPSNEEVLEKLRILSEQVALLVNTNKDKQLPVQLQPEIQMESKTGSCNVGLKSHVTR, encoded by the exons atgtttgtaagctacattggggctgttgttcgtcaaaatgtcccaataacaatagacaactggagagataaggcgttgaaggatgccaaagatatcatctggaatgacattcaa accacttttgttcttgatgaggaacgaaagtcatatgttttgagagttgctgggaaaatccatcgtggatttagatcccatctctcaaatttctatctaaaagatagagaaggaaacacaaatgctgaacctccaaagatatatcaacattatatatcaaaggatgaatggagtgcatttgtttccaaacgttctgacccggcgtttgtc aatattagtacggcaaatcgcgaacgggcaagcaacccaaaacacccatacaagaaatcacgtatgggatatgcacgccttgaacaaaaaatt agaaaagacacccaagccgatcaacccttgggtcgtcatatcttatggaaggaagcgcgtgttaacaaagaaggagtggttgataatgaaaatgtcaagaaagttgtagaactttgt gaaactattgaacaaagttctgaaactcaagagggcaacaaggatacgtgcagggacattcttgggaaagtgtttaatgtccctgagtattccggtcgagtgagggggaaaggatttggcgtaactcccaaaagcttttttcctcaagagaagcgccaaaaaccttccaacgaggaagtattagagaagctcagaatcttatcggagcaagtggcactcttggtgaatacgaataaagacaagcaacttccggttcagctccaacctgaaatacaaatggagagtaaaaccgggagttgcaacgtcggtttgaaga gtcatGTTACTCGATAa